GTATTCATTCTCCTCTCAGGATATAAAAAAAAGGGAGGTTAAAACCTCCCTTCAACTTAATTAGTTACTCTTTTGAATTGGATATCACTGAAACAGATATCTCCTTCACATCCTCTTGGAAATAACAAAACAGATTGGTCTTCTATGACTTCAAATGGAATATTACCAAATGAAGCAGGATTATCAAACAATTCATCTTTGGGAACATAGCTTCCGCTAGCGGTATACATGGTAGTCGCATATTGATAATCTGGGACGGACACCTTTCCATCCTCAATCAAAAAGGTTCCTTCTGCATAAAACTGGTAACCAAGATCCTCCTCTGAGCCAGGTTCACGAATTGTTCTAAAGTAAGACATCGTTCCATCAGCTCTATAAATCATCGTTGTAACTGCATCTTTATCCCAATCATCCACATAATAAGATTGTTGCCATTCCCCTATAATCGGTGAATTAATTTTCTCTACATCCTCATTACAGGAGGAAAAAACCAAACAAATGATTAAAAAATTGAAGTAAAACAGTTTTTTCATGGTTGATTTTCATTGGTTATTCCTCATCATTACGAAAGAGATTGTTTAAATGTTAACAACTTAGTTTGAAAAATTCAATTTTTCATTTCTCAAATTAATCTGTCCTTGGATTAGGTTTAATAAGAGAAATCGTAAGAAAAACTTTGGAATCCTGTGGGGCTATTCTTTTATTTATCGAACCCTTAAAATCCGATTCCTTGAGTCAAATAAATATTCTTATTGTTGAAGATGAATTAATCATCGCAGAAGATCTAAAAGATATACTTGAAAGCCAGGGATATCATGTCTCTGGAATTGCCGTAAGTGCTAGAGAAGCCTTACAAATTATAGAAGAGCACCATATTGACATCGCGTTACTGGACATAAAAATCAAAGGTGGTAAAGATGGAATTATGCTAGGAAAGGAAATCCGTGAACATTACCGTATTCCCTTTGTCTATTTAACTTCACATGTAGATACTGCTACACTTTCTAGAGCCAAAGAGACATTCCCCTATGGCTACCTGGTAAAACCTTTCAACGAAAAAGAAATCCATGCAACTATTGAAGTTGCGATAAGTAATTTCGCATCAGAAAACACCAAAAAAGAATTAACAGACTCCGCAGATGAATTCGTTTTAAAAGACAGCCTTTTTGTCCGGTCCAATGGGATGCTAATAAAGCTTAAATTAGAGCAGATAATCTATTTAGAGGCTGATGCGAATTACACTCAAGTGTTTTTAAAAGATAAAAAATACGTCGTTAGATCCACTTTAAAAGACTTAGAACAAAAACTCAACCCCAATTTTTTCGCAAGAATTCATAAATCTTTCCTTATCAATTTAGAGAAGATTGAAGCAATCGATGCACAGTCGGTTCACATAGGAGGTAAAGAAATTCCTATCTCAAGGTCTCAGCATAGTTGGTTAATCAATCAAATTAAAACTTTGTAGAAAGTTTATTTTGCGAGGAATTTTATCAATTTACATTTCTCGACAGTTCATCTACAAATCCTATCTGTTGATCCCTAAAGCAAGCTTGCGAAAGCTTAAATAGGCTACATTTTAATCAGTAATTGTTTAACACAAATCAATTATTGATGAAAACGATCAAATTTTTACTCCTGCTTTTAGCAGTTTCTTGCTTTATTTTAAGTTCCTCTGCACAAAATGAATTGGCCATAAATTCTACCGCTGAATTAAATCCTTCAAAGAAAGGAAAAAAACTCACCGCGGCACCGACTTTCTATGGAGGCAACCTAGAACTTTCTAAGTATTTCAATAATCATCTAGCCTATCCTGAATTAGCCAAAAAACAAGGAATAGAAGGTAAAATTCTAGTCGAATTCACAATAACCGAAAAAGGTGTGATTCAAGAAATCGAGCTTTTAAATTCCTTAAGTGAAGATTTGGATAAAGAGGCGCTTCGGTTGGTTAGAAATATGCCCGATTGGCAGCCTGCCTACCAAGATGGAAAAGCCAGGCAAGTGAAATACCAATTACCGATACTTTTCAAATTAGATAAATAGAAGATGATAAATACCTGATACAGGATGACAAGCTAGGGGAAAGGGCAGCAGAAGGGTGATAGTTTTATACTAATCGTTATGAAAAATCTAGGGTTTTGGTTAGGTTCAATTGAATTATTTAAAGCCTGCTTACCTACCAAAAAAGTTCATACGGTGAAAATACTTAAGTTTTTTGTGATTATTTTTTTAGTCTGCCCTTTTATTTCCAAAGCTCAATCTGAAAATTGGTCTTCAGATTCTTTATCAATTTATGATTCTAAAATTCAAGAAGAACTCAATGAAGAGAACTTCGAGGATGTCAAAACCCTTTTTAGTATTCTCTATGAAAGAGGAGCGAGTTCTCTTGAACCTGCCATCTACGAGTACTTTTATCAAGCAATAGAAGACCCGCGGATTAAGAAAAGTGCCGAATTACTCGCAAGGATCCAACACAATCTTGGCAACTTAGAATTCTATAGATCAGATTTTAAAGCCGCAAAAAATGCCTTCAAATTAGCTTTAGCCAACTATCAAAAAGCCGGAGAAAAAGAAAGTGCTGCGGGTATGGCTATGAACTTGGGGATTATTCAGGAGCGTGAATCCAATTATGACTCAGCTTTAGCTGCATATGATCAGGCATTACCCATTTTTCAAGAATTAAATGATACATCGGGGGTAGCAACAGTCCTCGAAAACATAGGACTCGCTCATAGCTACAAGGGAAACTACGAGTTGGCACTTGATTATATGGAAATGACTGACTCTGTATTGAAAACCAATACTCCATTAAATTCGGGTCGATGGACGAATCTTTTCTACAATAAAACGACGATCTATAATTCTCTAGGGGAATATGAGTATGCTTTATTTTTCGCTTTGAAAGGGCTAAAGTTAAGCGAGGAACTTGAAGATCCCCGCAGAATCAACATTGGGTATATTATGCTTGAGGACACCTACGATAACCTTGAGGATAAAGAAAACTGGCTGAAGTATGTGATGCTGGCGAAAGTATTTGCCGAAAATTCCGAGAATGGACTACGAGTCGCTGATTTAAATTTCAAACTCGCAAGGTATCATTTGGAATCTGAGACCTTCGATTCGGCCTCCTATTATGCAGAGAAGGGCATGGAATATTACCTTGAAAATAATTACGCTGAAGGGAAAACCCGTGGACATATTTTAATTGGTAAGATCTATTTTTCGCAGGAAATGTATCAGAAAGCCATCTCTGAATACCAGTTGGCACTTCAGAGTATGAGCAATGAGGACAGCAGGGAGATTGCCTCTGTGAGTCATAATCTTGGAATTTCTTATTCCCGAATCGGAGATTATGCAAAAGCCGATGAATATCTGAACCAAGCATTAAGCTATCGGCTCGATTTTGGGCAAAAAAGTTCACTGGCTCCCACTTATCTGGCGCTTTCAGAATCAAATCTAGATCGGGGAAACTATAAAAATGCCTATGAGTTTTTTGTGAAATATAAATCCTACGAAGACAGTATTTTGGATGAAACCAAAACCAAACAAATCGCTGAATTACAGACCCAATACGAAACAGAAAAGAAAGACCAAACCATCGTAGAGTTAGAACAGAAATCAGAAATTCAGCGATTAGAAGCAGAAACTCAAAAAAGCCAAATATACCTTAGCTTAATTGGGATTGCCCTATTAATAGTCATTGTAGCTGCTCTTTATTATCGTTCACAACTCAAGCAAAAAGCTAATCAAGAACTGGCAGCAAAAAATAAAGAAATAGAAAAGCAAAACTCAGAAAAAGAGTTGCTG
Above is a window of Algoriphagus machipongonensis DNA encoding:
- a CDS encoding energy transducer TonB → MKTIKFLLLLLAVSCFILSSSAQNELAINSTAELNPSKKGKKLTAAPTFYGGNLELSKYFNNHLAYPELAKKQGIEGKILVEFTITEKGVIQEIELLNSLSEDLDKEALRLVRNMPDWQPAYQDGKARQVKYQLPILFKLDK
- a CDS encoding histidine kinase dimerization/phosphoacceptor domain -containing protein, with product MKNLGFWLGSIELFKACLPTKKVHTVKILKFFVIIFLVCPFISKAQSENWSSDSLSIYDSKIQEELNEENFEDVKTLFSILYERGASSLEPAIYEYFYQAIEDPRIKKSAELLARIQHNLGNLEFYRSDFKAAKNAFKLALANYQKAGEKESAAGMAMNLGIIQERESNYDSALAAYDQALPIFQELNDTSGVATVLENIGLAHSYKGNYELALDYMEMTDSVLKTNTPLNSGRWTNLFYNKTTIYNSLGEYEYALFFALKGLKLSEELEDPRRINIGYIMLEDTYDNLEDKENWLKYVMLAKVFAENSENGLRVADLNFKLARYHLESETFDSASYYAEKGMEYYLENNYAEGKTRGHILIGKIYFSQEMYQKAISEYQLALQSMSNEDSREIASVSHNLGISYSRIGDYAKADEYLNQALSYRLDFGQKSSLAPTYLALSESNLDRGNYKNAYEFFVKYKSYEDSILDETKTKQIAELQTQYETEKKDQTIVELEQKSEIQRLEAETQKSQIYLSLIGIALLIVIVAALYYRSQLKQKANQELAAKNKEIEKQNSEKELLLKEIHHRVKNNLQIISSLLSMQTRGVHDLKVIDAMKESQSRVKTMALIHEKLYQYENLSSINMQEYMKQLSDFLTQTYGRNKEIEVIIESEEINLDIDTAVPLGLITNELLSNALKYAFEESQQGTIKISLNQVRKDSYLLIVSDTGKGLDKDLDIGKTSSLGLRLVRTLTRQINGNLSISSDSGTTFSIEWEKEDLAA
- a CDS encoding LytR/AlgR family response regulator transcription factor; the encoded protein is MSQINILIVEDELIIAEDLKDILESQGYHVSGIAVSAREALQIIEEHHIDIALLDIKIKGGKDGIMLGKEIREHYRIPFVYLTSHVDTATLSRAKETFPYGYLVKPFNEKEIHATIEVAISNFASENTKKELTDSADEFVLKDSLFVRSNGMLIKLKLEQIIYLEADANYTQVFLKDKKYVVRSTLKDLEQKLNPNFFARIHKSFLINLEKIEAIDAQSVHIGGKEIPISRSQHSWLINQIKTL